ATGACTAACTAAACCTTCTCTTGAAGGCATGAAAGAGAACTACATccgtgaaatttttttttttgaacaaacaagtGCTTCTATTAATCAAACAGAAACATTACAAAGATAAGGATAAAATATCCCAAAGTTTAAGAGGTAATAAGCAAAGGCTTTCCCCAAAGCCATAAGCATGAATAAAGGTAAAGAAGACATCAAGCAAGGATCCATGATAGCTATGAAACAAGTGCTATAGAGCAATTGGAAACAAGCAAAATCAAGGTTGCAAGAGTGGACGTCATCGATGGACTCGAGAGATGACAAATAGGTCACAGTCAAAAGACATTGTGCCGTTGATATGAGAAGCAGAGCCAAGGAGCTCGCCGAAGTGATGAACATTAGCCAAGTCAAGACCATGGTCAGGGTTTGGGGAACAAAGGCCCGGATGGTGGTGGAGGTATTGGTATCGGCTTGCTTGAGGCATTGGTACTTGAAGTATTTGGCCGGAAATGTCGAGGGGTGATTGTTGGTGGAAAAAACTCTGAGACCATAATCACAACCTCGGTAACTTGCAATCAGAACTGAGATGCCATGAGACTTCAAGAGTTTAGGAACAGGAAGGTTCACCAATGGGACTAAAACCAGGGTTCGCAAGCAGCAAGTGTAAAACCGTGTCATAGTaggtggatcctctctgccatggagatgatgatcaagaattccacacagTGTATGAAGTCGGTGAGATACTATCAGATGAAAGCCAGACCTGAGCTTTGGGCGAGAGGTTGGTTGTGGGGATTTTTGGGCAGGAGAGTGTACAAACGAAGTTACTAGCAGGTGCGAAGAGTAAGTGTAATACAGTGACACGCTaggtggatcctctctgccatggaaatggtgatcaagaattccacacaaaaaGTGTGAACGGCAAGACACAGACCAGGGAGCAGCAGACCTGGGCTTCATAAGGGAGGGTGATTGTTGAGGGTTGAGAACACTTTGATAAATCCAGTTTCGGGAACCCGTATACAATGACACATCCTGAGCAATAACCATAGTTCTAATACACCTTATGTACATCCATGACAGCCTAGCTAAGTGGTTTCTCtgatgcagtcttcgaacaCCGAGGATAACCAAATAATGACAAAGTCGATGGAATAACAAAGGGTTAGATAGAGAGAACATGGGCTATTGTAATTTGGGCGAGTCCTCATGTAAAGCTAACATGCCGATATCAGATTTGAAGTTCAGATTTGAGAATTGATACGCACAGTGGCTGACCCGGGAGGTTGAAGTATACTTCGTCTCCGGTGAAAGCAAATACAGAGCTGCCAAGCTCAGGGGATGGTCTGTTTTCAAGACGGTAGTCCATTAGCGGAGAAAAAGCACTTCGTTAGAGGTTTCCTCACCCACCGTTGTCTCCGTCTCCACCTGCCAAGGCTCGGGTGACGATGGAGAAGAGAAATCTGCAGAAGCGGTAATCATTCCGGATCGATAGCTAAAAAGACAAGGGGACTTGAATTCCGTCGGCAGTGAGGCTGAATTAGAGTTGAATTCGGTTTTTTGCAAGCCCGTGCCTGAGACTGGTTGATTGGGGAGGGTCTTTGAAGATTGCAAAACGGGACATAAAAGGGGGGAAAAAGggaaaagagaatgaaaaaagaaactaaggGAGCAAAGGAATCATAGAACGGAAGCTAAGATTGATATaccccgacgccggcgagcaaaAGCTCCACCGGCGTCGGAGAGATTTGGTGGTAGCGGCTCCTCGATATTCGAGCTTGGAAGAGAAAATTTTAGGGCGAACTGTTTCTTGAGAACTACATCCGTGAAATGCAcaagttttcttttctctttagggctatattaattttttatatatgaaagatttaattattaaaaatatacatagttatttattattagtttgCTCTCAAAGTTATATATTGGACAAAAATACtcattcacatatatatatatatatatatcttttttttgtcaaccacacattaaattagtatatatatatgtatatatatttttaagagtataacaatataattatcacaaatttttaggaaaaatcaagttttaaatcTTCAAAGTGTCACTGGGTAGCAATTTAAACCTCGAgagaatttcactaacactataaatctttaaaatgattttactaacactttgagcatttaaaatgattttactaacactttaaaccttaaaactaacttttatttttgtaccGCCATAGAAAATAACGAAATAATAATATCCTTTAATgcgaaatagttaaactatgttggtttaatttaaattttaattagctttagtttttataaacaaagaaaaagattaaaaaaaaaattgtgttcaTCTTAATTGTAGACAAAACTTTTACGACATTACTATTcatattattaatcattttaataaatatatctcCAGTGGATTCTAATTCAAATCGATTGACTTCTCATTGGTaaccaatgaatcttctaaTTATATTGTcgtcttcaattttacatttgtcaaatgttttaactttacctctgatttttaatttttttttggtttgtatgtttttttttaaaatttttttatcaatcattataaataattaaattaaattaaattaatttaacaagTATTTATATCAAACCaccatagtttaactatttcacgtTGACGGATATTACTGTTTTGTTGACAGATAAGACTGTTCCGTCAAATTTCGTGGTGGTATAAACATGATAGTTAATTGAGTTAACACATGTTCTATATTGTGTTAAATCATATGGAAttgcaataattttataattacatGGTAACTTCATATTTATCATgttaacttatttatttaattgtatacaaagaaaaaagagttacatttagtaaaatatttatgtggtcagattaaatatatcatataatatttcCATTAACATGCTAAGATATTATGTGTAttagattatatttatattaagcTGATAAATTATTAATACGTATATAATATGAAGTCCTTCAGCAGTTATTcacaatctctttttttttctcatgtttTTGTTCGTTACACCTTCGTCTCTCTTACGCACACAAGTTTCAAGTTcctaattagaaaaataaataaaacacttCCAAAAGCCTACGTTGAAAGTAGAaacctctctctccctctccctctcccaTAAACCCTCTTTTTCCACAAGAGGCTCCAAAAAAACGAGCCATTTCTTTAGCCTAAGGGGAGATGTAGTTTCCTGTTTAAGCcattctttctttgttcttccCTCGCAACAGAACAAAACAGTTCCGAAAGACCAATGAGTGTagtagagaagagaaagaattaGTTGGAGTGATTGTCGGattttgatattgtttttaaCGTTGTTTCAACTTCCGTTAACATCATCCGTAGTTGGTTCCCTGGTGTCATTTTCTTCACTTCCTCCTTTGACCATATGAATATTCTTTTCACCATGTTGCAGAACTCGCTGCATCACAAAGTTAAGCCAAcatatatatgagttttgtgCAGTTATTCTATTGAATAAGATATAAAAGGTGTTAACACTTACGGCCATGGGTCATCACCAACAAGCATCATATCCCCCTCATCGTCTGTGAACACTATTTCCCATTGATTGCGACTCTGGAGTTCCCCTTTTATGTCAAATAGCTTCTCAAGGTCGTCTATGAGCTCATTGTATCCATTTAGTGCAGTTAAATCCACAGCCCTGCCCACGGGTACGCCTTGCATCTGCACCTGTTTAGCAATCACGGAATCAGAGTCATGTTTAATCTAGACATTATATACACTTCTCAGTGGCCTTGTAGGCATATATACAGAGACGCATGTTCTTATATGTTCATTACATACCTTGGTACGGCTTCTTGTAGAACTGCTTTGCTTGCTCTGGACCTCTTTTGGTGATGTCTGCGCAGGTTCCTGCTTTTTCTCTTCTGATACTTTTGAAATCTCGGATTTTGGGTCTGAGTTACTGTCCAGAGTCGGTTTGGTTATGTTGATTGGTCGCATGGGTGCAGATTTCTCCTCGGAAGCCGCTAGAGAGGAACTCATCAGATCAATTCCAAATAATCTATAACTAGCGGTTGTCTCGGAATTCTTCTGCTCGACTGGGGAAACCATTTGGTCGTTCAGTGTTGAGTCCTTTGATAAATTTGACACAGAGTAAGAGTTATTTAGCCAGTCAGATTTCTTAGCATCCTCAGTTGAATCACGGTAACATTGCTGAGAAGAACTCCTCTGTGAGGTGAGGCACGATTGTGCAAACTCATGGGATTGCCAAAGGTTTGAAGCTGTTATGCCTACATCTAAAGACAAAACATGTCAGTGAGATATGTAAAAAGTAAACTTGAGCTATGTACTAGCAAGGATCACTGCCTTAGATTGTGTCTCACCAAGAGCAGATACTTCACTAGTGTGACGGGGCCTTTTTTTCATTAACATAACTGACTGGGGAACACTTTCTGAAGTTGCAAACGGCTCGATTTCCCAAGGTGAAACCTTATCGGGTCTTGGAATCGATGCTGGCTCATCCCAATGAACCTACACAAACATGTAGCAGACTGATTGAGTTTTCACACGTaagagagattaaaagaagaattTGTAAAAGTGGAAGGAATTTTACTTCTAGGCATCGCCATTTTGAGTCTTTCCAGTGAGGGGAGCAGTCTTTAACACCAATAACCGTGCCAGAATATCTTTGTAAAGAAACAGATGTGTCAGAGAACAGTTTTGGGGACAAAGAATTCGCAGGGTACATAATAAAGAAAAGATTCAGACTACCTTCTTTCAGGGGAATCCTCTCCCTCGAACCGCATCTTAAATCTCATCCCTACAGAGAACTTATTGTTCATGGCTTCTAGATATTTGTTCAAGCTAATGATGAATTGGCTTGTCCTGCTCAAACCGAGAGTAAATCAATAAGCAGAGTGTCAAAAAAAGACTCATCCCAGATGTTTCCGGAGAGTAATAATTGTATATACCTTGGTTTATAGTATACGATGAACATAGTTTTGGCTTGAGTAGCATGGCATGCAGTAGCAAGCACTCCCAGATGCATGCTATGACTTGATATGACGGATGAAGGCATACTGCTCTGTTGACGATTAGCACGTCTGCCCCCAACCCGCAACTCTCCGTTCTCCCCTCTGGACAATATAATATAGTTTGGATGAGTTCAAAAACTACCTAATAATGGAAATGGACtatcagaagaaacaaaacaaggtAGCAGTGTGAATTCTACCGAAGGAATACAAAAGTGTCCCCAGCTACCAATCTCTTAGATGTAACAAAGGTGCTCCACCCTGTCGTCAATAGATGCCTCCGTGGTTGGCCTGTTTAATAGGTTTCAGGAAAAACAAGATCAGTAAATCTTGTGGATATCTCCCAGAGgtaatctaaatatttttctcattttatattAACTGTCATGGATACATGACTCTTTGATAAGAGTTCAGAAGAAATGGATTCATCACCTCTAAAAATATGCTTGAATTTCCACTGATAACCATGCACATCTTCGGCTACTAACTCCTGGGTTGGGGTTTGCTGAGTCATATCCTAAAAGGATAACAACAAATGAAATTGATCTTAAAAGGCTGAAATCTCAAATCAAATGTGAGGGCCAAAAGCAAAAACTGTCGTCATACCAGGGGAGGAAGGCATTCGGTAGCATGTTTCCTTAGAACAGAAAAACCACCATGGGTGCTTGTATCAGACGCAGTCAAAACCTTGCTGAAAGAGTGAACCTTTGGCTTTTGCAACTCGGGAGGAGAGGGATCAGGACTCATAGGTTCATCAACTTTCTgcaatttatattattaatcaggaaaacaaacatGTAGTGATGATAACACTCAACTGgactaaaaaaaacttagaaaaacaACTGAACTTAGCACTCACAGTTCCTACAGGAATCAAAGTGATCTGGGCATACACCTCATCAGTATCTTTCTCCGCCTGTGAACAAACACAAGTGATCAAATCAAATTGGTCAATTCCCTAGAAGAAGATACCATCTGTTTTACTGCAATCAACCTATATTGctaaatttgagaaattataCGCTAGTCAACCCAAAGGTCCCATTAGTCTAATAAAGATGGCAAATCAATGTAAAATCCCGAAGGCtaaaagagagaagcaaaaaaaaagcaaagatacCTGAAGACGAACGTTCATAACATTACAGAGAATCTTAGGAGGAAGATCGAAAAATGGCTTTCCCGTATTTAAATCCTGTTGCGTTGACGCTTCCAGCTacccaaaaacagaaaacaatgatcagaaaaacaaaaattctcaaaagaaaccaaatcaaaattagCACAACACCGATCtataattcaaaaatcaaaaaaaaaataaaaaaaagaaagaaagaaaggggaAAGAGAAGGTGGGGTTAGGTTACTTACTTGTTCCATGTGACCTTGAGGGAAATAATAAActctttcttcagcttgagGAACATCAACCAGAGGTCCCGCGCATAATTTCCATAACTCATCGTATAAACCTTCACCTGTTCCCACAAATGTCCACCGGTAAATCAGAATTGTCGccgtgaaaaaaaaatatatataaaataaactccGGTCAAATTCTCGAGTCCCATTCACACTACACAAACAACATACCTCCGTGATTCGTCATCCGCTCCAACTTCAACCGTCTCCGCCGCcgcaaattcaaaaataatccAAAGCTGATataaagtttcttcttcttctttctctctctctctctctctatcaaatCACAGTCTCTTCTCTCTTGGAAGCTGAAAGAGGCgtaataaaaattgaagaagaggagacgATCgagccccccccccccccccccccccccccccccccNAAACACCgatctaaaattcaaaaatcgaaagaaaaaaataaataaaaagagaaggtGGTTTAGGTTATTACTTGTTCCATGTGACCTTGAGGGAAATAATAAACTCTTTCACCAGCTTGAGGAACATCAACCAGAGGTCCCGCGCATAATTTCCATAACTCATCGTATAAACCTTCACCTGTTCCCACATACGTCCACCGGAAAATCAGAAATGTCGccggaaaaataaaaataataaaactccgGTCAAATCCTCGAGTCCCATTCACACTACACAAACAACATACCTCCCTGATTCGTCATCCGCTCCAACTTCAACCGTCTCcgcctccgccgccgccgctaTCAATGACAGTCTCTTCTCTCTTGGAAGCTGAAAGAGgcgtaataaaaaaaattgaagaaaaggAGACGATCGAGCTCCCCCAACCCCTTGGATTCCGTATCCACGtatctttttgtcttcttcttcttcttctctaaagcATGAGTAAcgatcgagaaagagagagatctgaatCGTAACGCAACCAAAAACACCAAATCCTCCTGCTGCTTGCTTtgctactctctctctctctctctctctctgtaactGTAACCTCCTccttctcactttctctctctctctctctctctttaggtGACTTTATATCTCCCCTTTgatagacacacacacacacactcgcTAACTCGCGTCTTTAATGTTAAAACGCCATTCacacaccaccaccaccgtttCTTTTTATCTCCGTTtcccccctctctctctctcctctacctaatttaatttaattgtttctatatttgattttttttaattatgtctgaaacatttttttttttttgggtactaaaaaaatctgataattAAAGGAAACTTTACAAAGGTATAATTATACgttggcaaaaacaaaaaaaaaaggtataattatacgtagcttttttttttacccttttcttcTACTTAACAGATTATAAAATACGATTGCGTTCGATTCGATGGTTTATTAGGAagaataatttaatttactggattaattaattagttaacgGAGCGTGAAGGCTCGTGTGGTTCCGTTACTGTAACGAAACAGGCGTTATCGTTAATATTCCGTCACTTTCACCCCGTCTGCCCCAACGCCAGGCAACAGGACTGGCTTGAATTGGGAAAGCACAAGGAACAGACTTGACctccttcttttctttatttactaCTTCTGCCACTCTTTTCTGGGTTGGGGACGACCGAAAACATTTTATTTAGCATCATGTTATGGCAAGTGTTTTTGGACCtctaatcatcttcttttttttcacatgTTTCACTAATTACTTACTTTACTCAAATCAATAAGACGACAAAAAATACTAGTTAGAAATTATGAAAAACGCATAGCAGAATCATCAAAACAAATTGTAATATATTCATACATTTAACTAGGATGTATAGTATAATGGTTTGGCCAAATATCATCGTATTATCATTTCAATTCAATTTTCGTGTAATGTATATAAtgcatgactttttttttggaaaaaactaaTCATagattttcaacatttttaaaacattcCTAACAActtttttgatgatatatatattataactcgcaaaaaaaaaaatcaattcaatatTTGGCAGTAACTTCATCTCTAGGCGTATCGTATTTATGGATAAGTGATGATCaaaagtttctaaatttttcaGGCAAATCGAATATTTGATGTAGTCATTTGGCAATGAATAATGCCAAacaatttaactaaaaaattaaaaaaaaaaagccaaaatgGAAAGATGAAAAGTCTATTATAATCCATTAGTCGatctttttaatttacaaataaattaggAAAACTTTATCGTTTAGTTCTAATGTAATTTAATAAGGGTTTAATACTATATGActaaaaatgcaagaaaacgTCACGTATGACGTATTTTTTGGACAACGTCTGTTCCCTTTAAGGATATAAATAAGCAAGATGCCTTCTTCGaaacccaccaccaccatctccggattttctctttctcattttggactattttaatagtaacattTAATACTAATAACTTGGTATCTTGTCCCAGTATATTCCCAGAGCTTGTTGTAAcgaatctcaacatttagtaagcaatttattattatagaaTTTTCGTCATCGGTCCACTTATATATAGGGATCATTCATTCCCCATATAGTTCCCTAATGTTTGGTCTCGATTAAACGAGTTTTattctttcaagtttcaacaaacAAATGTGTTTAATTCgattttaatcaaatttggTAGTAtaataaaacttctataaattaataatgttgggaccaaaacattttattaatttatattaatattaatttatttataaattaataattattattttatagtgtaaattaataggtatatgtttaattgtttatttttttaaaattatgaattgagacaatttttgcaaaataagattagaattttggatgttgtaaattttatggtattggaactgaatttgaaataattaaaaatattattgacaagaaattataaatattatagacaaattcacttatacacatgacatacatatttaaatttatgaataagaatatcaattatcatatttttatagtctatcaaactatcaaagtGTAcgtaaatgataaatatttagaaattgaaaagtttaaactgttttatgaaatattataaaatatattatatcattatagtttgaagatataacataacaattgttttataaatatgagatttaagataaacatattttaatatatcaatatatatatatatatatattacatatatatatctgtaaattta
The sequence above is a segment of the Camelina sativa cultivar DH55 chromosome 10, Cs, whole genome shotgun sequence genome. Coding sequences within it:
- the LOC104717887 gene encoding auxin response factor 9 isoform X3, producing the protein MTNHGGEGLYDELWKLCAGPLVDVPQAEERVYYFPQGHMEQLEASTQQDLNTGKPFFDLPPKILCNVMNVRLQAEKDTDEVYAQITLIPVGTKVDEPMSPDPSPPELQKPKVHSFSKVLTASDTSTHGGFSVLRKHATECLPPLDMTQQTPTQELVAEDVHGYQWKFKHIFRGQPRRHLLTTGWSTFVTSKRLVAGDTFVFLRGENGELRVGGRRANRQQSSMPSSVISSHSMHLGVLATACHATQAKTMFIVYYKPRTSQFIISLNKYLEAMNNKFSVGMRFKMRFEGEDSPERRYSGTVIGVKDCSPHWKDSKWRCLEVHWDEPASIPRPDKVSPWEIEPFATSESVPQSVMLMKKRPRHTSEVSALGITASNLWQSHEFAQSCLTSQRSSSQQCYRDSTEDAKKSDWLNNSYSVSNLSKDSTLNDQMVSPVEQKNSETTASYRLFGIDLMSSSLAASEEKSAPMRPINITKPTLDSNSDPKSEISKVSEEKKQEPAQTSPKEVQSKQSSSTRSRTKVQMQGVPVGRAVDLTALNGYNELIDDLEKLFDIKGELQSRNQWEIVFTDDEGDMMLVGDDPWPEFCNMVKRIFIWSKEEVKKMTPGNQLRMMLTEVETTLKTISKSDNHSN
- the LOC104717887 gene encoding auxin response factor 9 isoform X2; protein product: MTNQGGEGLYDELWKLCAGPLVDVPQAGERVYYFPQGHMEQLEASTQQDLNTGKPFFDLPPKILCNVMNVRLQAEKDTDEVYAQITLIPVGTKVDEPMSPDPSPPELQKPKVHSFSKVLTASDTSTHGGFSVLRKHATECLPPLDMTQQTPTQELVAEDVHGYQWKFKHIFRGQPRRHLLTTGWSTFVTSKRLVAGDTFVFLRGENGELRVGGRRANRQQSSMPSSVISSHSMHLGVLATACHATQAKTMFIVYYKPRTSQFIISLNKYLEAMNNKFSVGMRFKMRFEGEDSPERRYSGTVIGVKDCSPHWKDSKWRCLEVHWDEPASIPRPDKVSPWEIEPFATSESVPQSVMLMKKRPRHTSEVSALDVGITASNLWQSHEFAQSCLTSQRSSSQQCYRDSTEDAKKSDWLNNSYSVSNLSKDSTLNDQMVSPVEQKNSETTASYRLFGIDLMSSSLAASEEKSAPMRPINITKPTLDSNSDPKSEISKVSEEKKQEPAQTSPKEVQSKQSSSTRSRTKVQMQGVPVGRAVDLTALNGYNELIDDLEKLFDIKGELQSRNQWEIVFTDDEGDMMLVGDDPWPEFCNMVKRIFIWSKEEVKKMTPGNQLRMMLTEVETTLKTISKSDNHSN
- the LOC104717887 gene encoding auxin response factor 9 isoform X4, whose protein sequence is MTNQGGEGLYDELWKLCAGPLVDVPQAGERVYYFPQGHMEQLEASTQQDLNTGKPFFDLPPKILCNVMNVRLQAEKDTDEVYAQITLIPVGTKVDEPMSPDPSPPELQKPKVHSFSKVLTASDTSTHGGFSVLRKHATECLPPLDMTQQTPTQELVAEDVHGYQWKFKHIFRGQPRRHLLTTGWSTFVTSKRLVAGDTFVFLRGENGELRVGGRRANRQQSSMPSSVISSHSMHLGVLATACHATQAKTMFIVYYKPRTSQFIISLNKYLEAMNNKFSVGMRFKMRFEGEDSPERRYSGTVIGVKDCSPHWKDSKWRCLEVHWDEPASIPRPDKVSPWEIEPFATSESVPQSVMLMKKRPRHTSEVSALGITASNLWQSHEFAQSCLTSQRSSSQQCYRDSTEDAKKSDWLNNSYSVSNLSKDSTLNDQMVSPVEQKNSETTASYRLFGIDLMSSSLAASEEKSAPMRPINITKPTLDSNSDPKSEISKVSEEKKQEPAQTSPKEVQSKQSSSTRSRTKVQMQGVPVGRAVDLTALNGYNELIDDLEKLFDIKGELQSRNQWEIVFTDDEGDMMLVGDDPWPEFCNMVKRIFIWSKEEVKKMTPGNQLRMMLTEVETTLKTISKSDNHSN
- the LOC104717887 gene encoding auxin response factor 9 isoform X1 codes for the protein MTNHGGEGLYDELWKLCAGPLVDVPQAEERVYYFPQGHMEQLEASTQQDLNTGKPFFDLPPKILCNVMNVRLQAEKDTDEVYAQITLIPVGTKVDEPMSPDPSPPELQKPKVHSFSKVLTASDTSTHGGFSVLRKHATECLPPLDMTQQTPTQELVAEDVHGYQWKFKHIFRGQPRRHLLTTGWSTFVTSKRLVAGDTFVFLRGENGELRVGGRRANRQQSSMPSSVISSHSMHLGVLATACHATQAKTMFIVYYKPRTSQFIISLNKYLEAMNNKFSVGMRFKMRFEGEDSPERRYSGTVIGVKDCSPHWKDSKWRCLEVHWDEPASIPRPDKVSPWEIEPFATSESVPQSVMLMKKRPRHTSEVSALDVGITASNLWQSHEFAQSCLTSQRSSSQQCYRDSTEDAKKSDWLNNSYSVSNLSKDSTLNDQMVSPVEQKNSETTASYRLFGIDLMSSSLAASEEKSAPMRPINITKPTLDSNSDPKSEISKVSEEKKQEPAQTSPKEVQSKQSSSTRSRTKVQMQGVPVGRAVDLTALNGYNELIDDLEKLFDIKGELQSRNQWEIVFTDDEGDMMLVGDDPWPEFCNMVKRIFIWSKEEVKKMTPGNQLRMMLTEVETTLKTISKSDNHSN